The Artemia franciscana chromosome 18, ASM3288406v1, whole genome shotgun sequence genome includes a window with the following:
- the LOC136038438 gene encoding histone H2A-like produces MSGRGKGGKVKGKAKSRSNRAGLQFPVGRIHRLLRKGNYAERVGAGAPVYLAAVMEYLAAEVLELAGNAARDNKKTRIIPRHLQLAIRNDEELNKLLSGVTIAQGGVLPNIQAVLLPKTTEKLAKA; encoded by the coding sequence ATGTCAGGAAGAGGAAAAGGTGGAAAAGTGAAGGGAAAGGCAAAGTCCCGTTCAAACAGGGCTGGTCTCCAATTCCCAGTGGGAAGGATCCACCGTCTTCTGAGAAAGGGCAACTATGCGGAGCGAGTTGGTGCAGGCGCACCCGTTTACCTTGCAGCGGTGATGGAGTATTTGGCTGCCGAGGTCCTTGAGCTTGCTGGTAATGCTGCAcgagataacaaaaaaactcgTATCATTCCTCGTCACCTTCAGCTAGCCATTAGAAACGATGAAGAACTTAACAAGCTACTGTCGGGGGTTACCATTGCTCAAGGAGGCGTTTTGCCCAATATTCAAGCAGTCCTTTTACCAAAGACGACTGAAAAACTGGCAAAGGCCTAA